Proteins co-encoded in one Metabacillus sp. KUDC1714 genomic window:
- a CDS encoding YhcN/YlaJ family sporulation lipoprotein has translation MRYLFTVLLLTAIALTGCTVNQGAPKTDQENDDGTPINVKNSVDENIDRKTGQQISKHLVELANEIPQVNDATAVVIGKFAVIGIDVNSELDRNKVESIKYTVAESLMHDPYGASAVVIADADTNVRLREMGREISEGRPIVGILDELAAIVGRVVPEIPNEILDNQQKQPTNQNNDQLSNDEEKLLEKEQQDQSNNHMKK, from the coding sequence ATGAGATATTTATTTACTGTTTTACTACTAACAGCCATTGCTCTTACCGGTTGTACTGTAAATCAAGGTGCACCGAAAACAGATCAAGAAAATGATGATGGCACACCAATTAATGTTAAAAATAGTGTTGATGAAAATATTGATCGTAAAACTGGTCAACAAATTTCAAAGCATTTAGTTGAACTTGCCAATGAAATTCCACAAGTGAATGATGCAACAGCAGTAGTTATAGGCAAATTTGCTGTTATAGGTATTGATGTAAATTCAGAATTAGATCGAAATAAAGTTGAATCGATAAAATATACTGTTGCTGAAAGCTTGATGCATGATCCATATGGTGCAAGTGCTGTTGTAATTGCTGACGCTGATACAAATGTCAGACTCCGTGAGATGGGCCGTGAAATCAGCGAAGGTCGCCCTATTGTCGGTATACTTGATGAGCTAGCAGCTATTGTAGGACGCGTTGTTCCTGAGATACCAAATGAAATCCTTGACAACCAACAAAAACAGCCTACTAATCAAAATAATGATCAATTATCGAATGATGAAGAAAAATTGTTAGAAAAAGAACAACAAGATCAATCTAACAACCATATGAAGAAATAG
- a CDS encoding PhoH family protein, with translation MRKIYVLDTNVLLQDPNSIFSFEENEVIIPAVVLEEVDSKKRYMDEIGRNARQVSKLIDQLRESGKLHEKIPLPNGGSLRIELNHRSFHQLQEIFVEKTNDNRILAVAKNLSLEEQTKENGRAVILVSKDTLVRVKADAIGLIAEDFLSDRVVEIDHIYTGFLDLYISSDKLDRFYEKNELILSEITNHPFYPNQFVVMKDALGGSASAIGKVDHSGKKIQRLVFDHDHIWGIRPRNVQQTMALELLLRTDIPLVTLIGKAGTGKTLLALAAGLMQTEDLGTYKKLLVARPIVPVGKDLGFLPGEKEEKLRPWMQPIYDNLEYLFNTKKPGELDAILAGMGSIEVEALTYIRGRSIPEQIILIDEAQNLTKHEVKTILTRVGERSKIVLMGDPEQIDHPYLDEYNNGLTYVVEKFKDQPIAGHVRLVKGERSGLAQLAADLL, from the coding sequence TTGAGGAAGATTTATGTTCTAGACACAAATGTATTGTTGCAAGATCCGAATTCAATTTTTTCTTTTGAAGAAAATGAGGTAATTATTCCCGCAGTAGTATTAGAAGAGGTGGATTCAAAAAAGCGCTACATGGACGAAATAGGCCGTAATGCTAGACAAGTATCAAAACTGATTGATCAACTAAGGGAATCAGGAAAATTACATGAGAAAATTCCTTTGCCAAACGGTGGATCATTAAGGATTGAATTAAATCATCGTTCATTTCATCAGCTTCAAGAAATTTTTGTAGAAAAAACAAATGATAACCGTATTTTAGCAGTTGCCAAAAATTTATCATTAGAGGAGCAGACGAAGGAAAATGGCCGAGCTGTAATATTAGTCAGTAAAGACACTTTAGTTCGGGTTAAAGCAGATGCAATTGGGCTAATTGCAGAGGATTTTCTCAGTGACCGTGTAGTAGAAATTGATCATATTTACACAGGATTTCTTGATTTGTATATAAGTAGTGATAAATTAGATCGTTTTTATGAAAAAAATGAATTAATTCTTTCTGAGATAACAAATCATCCATTTTACCCCAATCAGTTTGTCGTTATGAAGGATGCGTTAGGCGGCTCCGCTTCAGCAATAGGCAAGGTAGATCATTCTGGGAAGAAGATTCAACGACTTGTATTTGATCATGATCATATTTGGGGAATTCGACCTCGAAATGTTCAGCAAACGATGGCATTAGAGCTATTACTACGAACCGACATACCATTAGTAACTCTTATTGGCAAAGCAGGAACCGGCAAAACATTACTGGCTCTTGCTGCGGGACTCATGCAAACAGAGGATTTAGGTACTTATAAAAAGTTACTTGTTGCAAGACCAATCGTTCCTGTAGGGAAAGATTTAGGATTTTTACCAGGTGAAAAGGAAGAAAAGCTAAGACCTTGGATGCAACCAATTTATGATAATTTAGAGTATTTATTTAATACGAAAAAACCAGGAGAGCTTGATGCTATATTAGCGGGGATGGGTTCAATCGAAGTTGAGGCACTAACGTATATTAGAGGAAGAAGTATCCCTGAACAAATTATTCTGATCGATGAAGCGCAAAACTTAACAAAGCATGAGGTTAAAACGATTTTGACCCGTGTTGGTGAGAGAAGTAAAATCGTCTTAATGGGTGACCCCGAACAAATTGATCATCCGTATTTAGATGAGTATAACAATGGGCTCACGTATGTAGTTGAAAAATTTAAGGATCAGCCAATCGCCGGACATGTGCGCTTAGTAAAAGGTGAACGATCAGGTTTGGCACAGCTTGCAGCAGATTTGCTTTAA
- a CDS encoding molybdopterin-binding protein: MEAIVMIKGKVDYEITLDPGVWIFDDRKVDLTTFFITEQETTDELEEYTKSVSKHWEREIREGAIYPPTLKTERTYEKQRVLNGSFGVPLKPFLQNAGIQDDALKVEFVTNEKPFIISIEEANEVILGFSMQGKPLKEDGPIYVYLGDGSNASDPVKHIKQINVL; encoded by the coding sequence ATGGAAGCAATCGTCATGATAAAAGGCAAGGTGGATTATGAAATAACATTAGATCCTGGTGTGTGGATCTTCGATGATAGAAAAGTTGATTTAACCACTTTTTTTATCACAGAGCAAGAAACAACAGATGAACTCGAAGAATATACGAAGTCAGTATCAAAGCATTGGGAAAGAGAAATTAGAGAAGGAGCAATTTACCCTCCTACACTAAAAACTGAACGTACATACGAAAAACAAAGAGTGTTAAATGGTTCATTTGGAGTTCCATTAAAGCCCTTTCTTCAAAATGCAGGAATTCAAGATGATGCATTAAAAGTTGAATTTGTTACTAATGAAAAACCTTTCATAATATCGATTGAGGAAGCAAATGAAGTCATATTAGGATTTAGTATGCAAGGCAAGCCATTAAAGGAAGATGGACCAATCTACGTTTATTTAGGAGACGGTTCAAATGCATCTGATCCGGTAAAGCATATAAAACAAATCAATGTTCTTTAA
- a CDS encoding YlaN family protein, whose amino-acid sequence MASEIAVDHREKALAILKADADKIMKLIKVQMDNLTMPQCPLYEEVLDTQMFGLSREIDFAVRLGLIEEREGKDLLDSLERELSALHDAFTAK is encoded by the coding sequence TTGGCGTCTGAGATTGCTGTTGATCATCGAGAAAAGGCACTTGCTATATTAAAGGCAGATGCTGACAAAATCATGAAATTGATTAAAGTCCAAATGGACAATTTAACGATGCCTCAATGTCCTCTTTATGAAGAGGTTTTAGATACACAAATGTTTGGTTTATCTAGAGAAATAGACTTTGCTGTAAGGCTAGGCTTAATTGAGGAACGTGAAGGAAAAGACCTGCTTGATTCACTTGAGCGAGAGTTGTCTGCATTACATGATGCATTTACAGCCAAATAA
- a CDS encoding FtsW/RodA/SpoVE family cell cycle protein, producing MVKKILKSYDYSLILAVVLLCAFGLVMVYSSSMITAVARYEVEADYFFQRQKLALIAGGLAFIVMMIFPYRAFLTSGMLKLIVFGSIGLLVSLFFIGHVAGNAQSWIKLGGMNLQPGEFVKLSVIIYLAAVYDKKQSYIDEFGRGVLPPLIFTGIICFFVIIQPDFGTAFIIGMIAICMILCSGMAIKSIGKLISLVLLFGILMSPIIMFKADQIFSEERLSRFTGFADPFAHEGGAGYQLVNSFYAIGSGGLTGLGLGQSVQKYGYLPESHTDFIMAVIAEELGIFGVMFVLILLSFIILKGFSIARKCQDPFGTLLSVGISSMIAIQAMINLGGLTGLIPITGVPLPFISYGGSSILLLLISMGLLVNVSMFTTYRETYQKPTTQEVKPAAVIKPLQQKNNSSMR from the coding sequence ATGGTTAAGAAAATACTAAAATCTTATGATTATTCATTAATATTAGCTGTGGTTTTATTATGCGCATTTGGACTTGTTATGGTCTATAGCTCTAGTATGATAACAGCTGTTGCTCGCTATGAGGTGGAAGCTGATTATTTTTTTCAGCGTCAAAAACTAGCTTTAATTGCTGGTGGTTTAGCCTTTATCGTGATGATGATTTTTCCATATAGAGCTTTTCTAACAAGTGGAATGTTGAAGTTAATTGTGTTTGGTTCTATTGGTTTGTTAGTCTCTTTATTTTTTATTGGTCACGTTGCAGGAAATGCACAAAGTTGGATTAAGCTAGGTGGAATGAATCTTCAGCCTGGTGAATTTGTAAAACTTAGTGTGATTATTTATTTAGCAGCAGTTTATGATAAGAAACAATCATACATAGATGAATTTGGTAGAGGGGTTTTACCACCATTGATTTTTACTGGGATCATCTGTTTTTTTGTGATTATTCAGCCGGATTTTGGGACTGCTTTTATAATAGGAATGATCGCGATTTGTATGATCCTTTGCTCTGGAATGGCGATTAAAAGTATAGGCAAACTTATTTCTCTCGTTTTATTATTCGGTATTCTTATGTCACCTATAATCATGTTTAAAGCTGATCAAATTTTTAGTGAGGAACGGTTAAGTCGTTTCACTGGTTTTGCAGATCCTTTTGCTCATGAAGGTGGAGCTGGTTATCAGCTAGTAAACTCATTTTACGCCATAGGATCTGGTGGTTTAACAGGATTAGGACTCGGTCAAAGTGTACAAAAGTACGGATACCTACCTGAATCGCACACAGATTTTATCATGGCAGTAATTGCTGAGGAATTAGGAATCTTTGGTGTCATGTTTGTTCTAATTCTTCTCTCATTTATTATCTTAAAAGGATTTTCCATTGCTCGTAAATGTCAGGATCCTTTTGGTACATTACTTTCGGTCGGAATCTCAAGTATGATAGCTATTCAAGCAATGATTAACCTTGGCGGCTTAACAGGGCTTATACCGATTACTGGTGTTCCGCTTCCCTTTATTAGTTATGGAGGTTCCTCGATCCTTTTATTGCTCATTTCCATGGGACTACTAGTTAATGTTTCAATGTTTACCACATATCGAGAAACGTATCAAAAGCCAACAACTCAAGAAGTCAAGCCTGCTGCAGTTATCAAGCCATTACAACAAAAAAACAACTCTTCAATGCGTTAA